One stretch of Streptomyces sp. NBC_01363 DNA includes these proteins:
- a CDS encoding hydantoinase B/oxoprolinase family protein gives MTGRWEFWIDRGGTFTDVVGRDPGGHLVTRKLLSHDPDRYRDAAVAGIRALLGLGPTDPVPADRVAAVRIGTTVATNALLERRGEPTVLVITEGFRDALRIAYQNRPRLFDRRILLPEAVYERVIEVPERIDARGRVVRPLDREAVTERLRAARADGLRSAAVVLMHGYRHPAHERAVAAAAREAGFTQVSSSHEVSPLIKLVPRGDTTVVDAYLSPILRRYVDEIAGELDGIRLMFMQSNGGLREASHFRGKDAVLSGPAGGVVGMARTSEQAGFGRVIGFDMGGTSTDVSHYAGEFERELGTQVAGVRMRAPMMSIHTVAAGGGSVLHFDGRRYRVGPDSAGAIPGPACYRRGGPLTVTDANVMLGRIQPAHFPAVFGPDGDLPLDPDLVRERFDALAEDVRRATGTRRTAAGTAAGFLEIAVLNMANAVKKISVQRGHDITRYALTGFGGAGGQHVCAVADSLGIDTVLVPPLAGVLSAYGIGLADATAMREQSVEAELNEATRTAVGELCDELAARTRAELRADAVPDSAISTHARVLLRYAGTDSSLPVGLDTAPAMAEAFTAEHRARYAFTMDKPLVVEAVSVEATGTAGRHQPRPADRTPRTGVKPRPRETVRMFAEGRWRDTPLHRREELRPEDTVTGPAVIAEADATTVVDPGWQAALADTGHLLLTRVRPRPDRTAVGTRVDPVMLEVFNNLFMSIAEQMGVRLENTAHSVNIKERLDFSCALFDADGNLIANAPHIPVHLGSMGESIKEVLRRNGDTMRPGDAYAINDPYHGGTHLPDVTVVTPVFDEADGERPELRFLVASRGHHAEIGGITPGSMPAFSRTIHEEGVLFDNWLLVRDGSFREDETRELLTIAAYPSRDPEANLADLRAQIAANEKGIAELRRMVEQFGPDAVAAYMGHVQDNAEESVRRIIAGLHDGAYRYETDNGAVIEVALTVDRAARSAVVDFTGTSPQQPGNFNAPKSVVMAAVLYVFRTLVADDIPLNSGCLKPLEVRIPEGSMLAPVHPAATVAGNVETSQAVTGALYAALGIQAEGSGTMNNLTFGNERVQYYETVASGSGAGDGFDGADAVQTHMTNSRLTDPEVLEWRYPVLLESFRVREGSGGGGRRHGGCGVERRIRFLEPVTVALLSGHRRVRPYGMAGGEPGALGDQHIEHPDDRADTPLRGCDTAELEPGDVLVLRTPGGGGYGTPEQGPDDGTERTGERP, from the coding sequence ATGACCGGACGCTGGGAGTTCTGGATCGACCGGGGCGGGACGTTCACCGATGTCGTGGGCCGGGACCCCGGCGGGCACCTGGTCACCCGCAAGCTGCTCTCCCACGACCCGGACCGCTACCGCGACGCCGCCGTGGCCGGGATCCGGGCGCTGCTCGGACTCGGCCCCACCGACCCGGTCCCCGCCGACCGGGTCGCCGCGGTGCGGATCGGCACGACCGTCGCCACCAACGCCCTGCTGGAGCGGCGCGGCGAGCCGACCGTCCTGGTCATCACGGAAGGTTTCCGGGACGCCCTGCGCATCGCCTACCAGAACCGGCCGCGGCTCTTCGACCGCCGCATCCTGCTGCCCGAGGCCGTGTACGAGCGGGTGATCGAGGTCCCCGAGCGGATCGACGCCCGTGGCCGGGTCGTCAGACCACTGGACCGGGAAGCGGTCACCGAGCGGCTGAGGGCCGCCCGCGCCGACGGACTGCGCAGCGCGGCCGTCGTCCTGATGCACGGCTACCGCCACCCCGCGCACGAGCGCGCCGTGGCCGCCGCGGCCCGGGAGGCGGGCTTCACCCAGGTCAGCAGCTCGCACGAGGTGAGCCCGCTGATCAAGCTCGTCCCACGCGGCGACACCACCGTCGTCGACGCCTATCTCTCACCGATCCTGCGCCGGTACGTCGACGAGATCGCCGGTGAACTCGACGGCATCCGGCTGATGTTCATGCAGTCCAACGGCGGACTGCGCGAGGCCTCCCACTTCCGGGGCAAGGACGCGGTGCTCTCCGGCCCGGCCGGTGGCGTGGTCGGCATGGCCCGCACCTCCGAACAAGCCGGATTCGGCCGGGTCATCGGCTTCGACATGGGCGGAACGTCCACCGACGTGTCCCACTACGCGGGCGAGTTCGAGCGCGAGCTCGGCACCCAGGTCGCCGGAGTGCGGATGCGCGCCCCGATGATGAGCATCCACACCGTCGCGGCCGGCGGCGGCTCCGTCCTGCACTTCGACGGCCGGCGCTACCGGGTCGGCCCCGACTCGGCGGGCGCGATCCCCGGCCCGGCCTGCTACCGCCGCGGCGGCCCGCTGACCGTCACCGACGCCAATGTGATGCTCGGCCGGATCCAGCCCGCGCACTTCCCGGCCGTCTTCGGACCGGACGGAGACCTCCCGCTCGACCCGGACCTGGTCCGCGAACGCTTCGACGCGCTCGCCGAGGACGTGAGGCGCGCCACCGGAACACGGCGCACGGCCGCCGGGACCGCCGCCGGGTTCCTGGAGATCGCCGTGCTCAACATGGCCAACGCGGTCAAGAAGATCTCCGTGCAGCGCGGGCACGACATCACCCGCTACGCCCTGACCGGCTTCGGCGGCGCCGGTGGACAGCACGTCTGCGCCGTCGCCGACTCCTTGGGCATCGACACGGTCCTCGTACCGCCGCTCGCGGGCGTGCTGTCCGCGTACGGCATCGGTCTCGCCGACGCCACCGCGATGCGCGAACAGTCCGTGGAGGCGGAACTGAACGAGGCGACCCGGACCGCGGTGGGCGAACTCTGCGACGAACTGGCCGCCCGGACCCGCGCCGAACTGCGCGCCGACGCCGTCCCCGACAGCGCGATCAGCACGCACGCCCGAGTGCTGCTCCGCTACGCCGGTACGGATTCGAGCCTGCCTGTCGGCCTGGACACCGCACCCGCCATGGCCGAGGCGTTCACCGCCGAGCACCGCGCACGCTACGCGTTCACCATGGACAAACCCCTGGTCGTCGAAGCGGTCTCGGTCGAGGCGACCGGCACGGCGGGCCGGCACCAGCCACGCCCGGCCGACCGCACGCCCCGCACCGGCGTGAAGCCCCGGCCGCGCGAGACCGTGAGGATGTTCGCCGAGGGCCGATGGCGGGACACCCCGCTCCACCGCCGAGAGGAACTGCGTCCCGAGGACACCGTGACCGGCCCCGCCGTGATCGCCGAGGCGGACGCCACCACCGTCGTCGACCCGGGCTGGCAGGCCGCTCTCGCCGACACCGGCCACCTGCTGCTCACCAGGGTCCGCCCACGCCCGGACCGCACGGCCGTCGGCACCCGGGTCGACCCCGTCATGCTGGAGGTCTTCAACAACCTCTTCATGTCGATCGCCGAGCAGATGGGGGTGCGCCTGGAGAACACGGCACACTCCGTCAACATCAAGGAGCGGCTCGACTTCTCCTGCGCGCTCTTCGACGCGGACGGCAATCTGATCGCCAACGCCCCGCACATCCCCGTCCACCTCGGCTCGATGGGGGAGTCCATCAAGGAGGTGCTGCGGCGCAACGGCGACACGATGCGTCCGGGCGACGCGTACGCCATCAACGATCCCTACCACGGCGGAACCCATCTGCCCGATGTGACCGTGGTGACGCCGGTGTTCGACGAGGCCGACGGCGAACGGCCGGAGCTGCGCTTCCTCGTGGCCTCACGCGGACACCACGCCGAGATCGGCGGCATCACCCCCGGTTCCATGCCCGCCTTCAGCCGCACCATCCACGAGGAAGGGGTGCTGTTCGACAACTGGCTGCTGGTACGCGACGGCAGCTTCCGCGAGGACGAGACGCGCGAGCTGCTCACCATCGCCGCGTACCCCTCCCGCGACCCGGAGGCCAACCTCGCCGACCTGCGCGCCCAGATCGCCGCCAACGAGAAGGGCATCGCCGAACTCCGGCGCATGGTCGAACAGTTCGGGCCCGACGCCGTCGCCGCGTACATGGGCCACGTGCAGGACAACGCCGAGGAATCCGTCCGCCGGATCATCGCCGGGCTCCACGACGGCGCCTACCGCTACGAGACCGACAACGGCGCGGTCATCGAGGTCGCCCTCACCGTGGACCGGGCCGCCCGCTCCGCGGTCGTCGACTTCACCGGCACCTCACCGCAGCAGCCGGGCAATTTCAACGCGCCGAAATCCGTGGTCATGGCGGCCGTGCTGTACGTCTTCCGGACCCTGGTCGCCGACGACATCCCCCTCAACAGCGGCTGCCTCAAGCCCCTGGAGGTCCGGATCCCGGAAGGCTCCATGCTGGCCCCCGTCCACCCGGCGGCCACCGTCGCGGGAAACGTGGAGACGTCCCAGGCCGTCACCGGTGCCCTGTACGCGGCCCTCGGCATCCAGGCCGAGGGTTCGGGCACCATGAACAACCTCACCTTCGGCAACGAACGGGTCCAGTACTACGAGACGGTGGCGAGCGGCTCGGGCGCGGGCGACGGCTTCGACGGCGCCGACGCCGTGCAGACCCATATGACCAACTCCCGTCTCACCGACCCCGAAGTCCTCGAATGGCGCTACCCCGTCCTGCTGGAGAGCTTCCGGGTGCGCGAGGGCAGCGGGGGCGGCGGGCGCCGGCACGGCGGCTGCGGGGTGGAGCGGCGGATCCGTTTCCTGGAACCCGTCACCGTGGCACTGCTCTCCGGCCACCGCCGGGTCCGGCCGTACGGCATGGCGGGCGGGGAACCCGGCGCACTGGGCGACCAGCACATCGAGCACCCGGACGACCGGGCGGACACACCGCTGCGCGGCTGCGACACGGCCGAGCTGGAGCCGGGCGACGTACTGGTGCTGCGCACACCGGGCGGCGGGGGCTACGGAACCCCGGAGCAGGGCCCCGACGACGGTACGGAACGCACCGGGGAACGGCCGTGA